From a region of the Paenibacillus lutimineralis genome:
- a CDS encoding metallophosphoesterase family protein: protein MSRRLSYRQDGTFTIVQFTDLHWKTGTDADRSTRKLMELVLDTENPDLVVFTGDVIYTGHNTDCEDPVQAFNDAVAAVEERSIPWAVIFGNHDTESLITRKELMQLILSHPHTVTEAGPEEIYGEGNYTIELIDSKGKPAFNLYFLDSGSTSPLEHVPYYNWVRRDQLNWLAGESARLNPADQAEKVPALAFFHIPVQEYQQMWDTQVCYGNKFEPVCSAPVNSGLFTTLLEMGDVVGTFCGHDHVNDYHGSLYGIRLCYGRATGINTYGRDGFQRGARVIRLTEGEKDFATWLRLEDGTAVTEQPIHQPENAK from the coding sequence ATGAGCCGCCGTTTATCTTATCGTCAGGATGGAACGTTTACGATTGTACAATTTACAGATCTCCATTGGAAAACTGGAACGGATGCCGACCGAAGCACCCGCAAATTAATGGAGCTGGTATTGGACACCGAAAATCCTGATCTGGTCGTATTTACAGGGGATGTCATCTACACAGGGCACAATACTGATTGTGAGGATCCCGTTCAGGCTTTCAACGACGCTGTAGCTGCTGTGGAAGAACGCAGCATTCCGTGGGCCGTTATCTTTGGCAACCACGATACCGAGAGTTTGATTACCCGCAAAGAACTTATGCAGTTAATACTATCTCATCCGCATACCGTGACCGAGGCTGGCCCTGAAGAAATTTATGGTGAAGGCAATTACACCATTGAATTGATCGACTCCAAAGGTAAACCTGCATTTAATTTATATTTCCTGGACTCCGGAAGCACCTCGCCACTGGAGCATGTCCCATACTACAACTGGGTACGCCGAGATCAGCTGAATTGGCTTGCCGGTGAATCGGCTCGGCTTAACCCTGCGGATCAGGCTGAGAAAGTGCCAGCGCTCGCGTTCTTCCATATTCCTGTTCAAGAGTATCAGCAGATGTGGGATACACAGGTCTGCTACGGTAATAAATTTGAACCCGTTTGCAGTGCCCCCGTCAATTCAGGTCTTTTCACCACATTACTTGAAATGGGAGATGTAGTCGGGACCTTCTGTGGCCATGATCATGTTAATGACTATCATGGCAGTCTATATGGCATTCGCCTCTGCTATGGCAGAGCGACAGGCATCAATACCTATGGCCGTGATGGATTCCAGCGCGGCGCCCGAGTCATCCGTCTTACTGAAGGAGAGAAGGACTTCGCGACATGGCTGCGTCTTGAAGACGGTACAGCAGTGACCGAGCAACCTATCCATCAACCTGAAAATGCAAAATAA
- the rpmA gene encoding 50S ribosomal protein L27, which yields MLKLDLQLFASKKGVGSTKNGRDSIAKRLGVKRADGQVVTGGSILVRQRGTKIHPGTNVGIGKDDTLFAKVDGVVKFERWGRDRKKVSVYPVEVAPVAAAVEA from the coding sequence ATGTTGAAATTGGATCTTCAGTTGTTCGCTTCGAAGAAGGGCGTAGGTTCCACAAAGAACGGACGCGATAGTATCGCTAAGCGCCTTGGCGTTAAGCGTGCGGATGGTCAAGTTGTAACTGGCGGAAGTATTCTCGTTCGTCAACGTGGAACGAAAATTCACCCAGGTACTAACGTGGGCATCGGCAAAGACGATACGCTGTTTGCAAAAGTTGACGGCGTAGTGAAGTTCGAACGTTGGGGCCGCGACCGTAAAAAAGTGAGCGTCTACCCAGTGGAAGTTGCTCCAGTAGCAGCTGCAGTCGAAGCTTAA
- a CDS encoding ribosomal-processing cysteine protease Prp, whose protein sequence is MIIVSILRQKDDNIVGFKVSGHANYADSGKDIVCAGVSAITVGTVNSIEELTGTVMKSKVKSGFLNAKLPTDLKTEVLEQVQLLLSSMVVMLKSIEDSYGTYIQIQNVII, encoded by the coding sequence TTGATTATCGTGTCCATATTGCGTCAAAAGGATGACAACATCGTTGGTTTTAAAGTGTCTGGTCATGCTAATTACGCCGATAGTGGGAAAGATATAGTGTGTGCGGGAGTCTCGGCCATCACTGTTGGAACAGTTAATTCTATCGAGGAACTTACAGGTACTGTGATGAAATCGAAGGTGAAGAGTGGCTTTCTGAATGCAAAGCTGCCAACTGATCTGAAGACAGAGGTGTTGGAGCAGGTACAACTGTTGCTCTCGTCTATGGTCGTAATGCTGAAGAGTATCGAGGATTCATACGGAACGTATATTCAGATACAGAACGTTATTATTTGA
- a CDS encoding homoserine dehydrogenase, whose product MKSVKVGLLGLGTVGTGVVRIVEGHQEDLSSQVGSPIVIEKVAVKNIEKTRSIDIERSKLTEDPWEVICDPEIDVIVEVMGGVDQTKEYILEALNRGKHIVTANKDLMALYGAEIMDVAREKQCDIFYEASVAGGIPIIRTLIEGFSSDRIMKIMGIVNGTTNYILSKMSQEGASYDDVLAEAQELGYAEADPTSDVEGLDAARKMAILGSLGFRTNVDLQDVAVRGITTVSKEDILYAKRMGYEIKLLGIAERQDDEYSISVEPTMVKHSHPIAAVSGVFNAVYVYGEAVGETMFYGPGAGEMPTATSIVADLVAVIKNQKLGVNGLRAIGPYKPKKLKDDEQVAYKNYLLLQVADKAGVLSKITQVFAEYDVSLESVVQSPNASMSDVEIIIVTHNASKAAMNKVLSHFESLDVIRKVKSVYRVEG is encoded by the coding sequence GTGAAATCAGTAAAGGTAGGTTTGCTTGGACTCGGTACAGTTGGAACTGGCGTCGTCCGTATCGTGGAAGGACATCAAGAGGACTTGAGCAGTCAAGTAGGATCGCCGATCGTCATTGAGAAGGTTGCGGTGAAGAACATAGAGAAGACCCGCAGCATAGATATCGAACGCAGCAAGTTGACGGAGGATCCGTGGGAAGTGATTTGTGATCCCGAGATCGACGTCATCGTTGAAGTTATGGGCGGCGTGGACCAGACGAAAGAGTACATTCTGGAAGCACTGAACCGCGGCAAGCATATCGTCACAGCCAACAAGGATCTGATGGCGCTCTATGGAGCGGAGATTATGGATGTGGCTAGGGAGAAACAATGCGATATATTCTATGAAGCGAGCGTGGCTGGAGGAATTCCGATTATCCGTACGCTGATTGAGGGTTTCTCCTCGGATCGTATTATGAAGATCATGGGAATCGTGAATGGAACAACGAACTATATTTTATCAAAAATGAGTCAGGAAGGCGCTTCTTATGATGACGTACTGGCTGAAGCACAGGAGCTCGGTTATGCCGAGGCAGATCCGACTTCGGATGTCGAGGGACTGGATGCCGCTCGTAAGATGGCTATTCTCGGCTCGCTCGGTTTCCGGACGAATGTGGATCTGCAGGACGTAGCGGTCCGCGGGATTACTACAGTCTCTAAGGAAGATATACTGTATGCCAAGAGAATGGGCTATGAGATAAAATTGCTCGGCATCGCGGAACGGCAAGATGATGAGTACAGCATTAGTGTTGAGCCGACGATGGTGAAGCATAGCCATCCGATTGCTGCTGTTAGTGGCGTATTTAACGCAGTATATGTGTATGGCGAAGCAGTGGGAGAGACGATGTTCTACGGTCCTGGTGCTGGAGAAATGCCGACGGCGACTTCGATCGTTGCTGACCTGGTCGCTGTAATCAAGAATCAGAAGCTCGGTGTAAATGGCCTGAGAGCAATTGGTCCATACAAACCGAAGAAGCTGAAGGATGATGAACAAGTTGCTTATAAAAATTACTTGCTGCTTCAGGTAGCCGATAAGGCAGGGGTGCTGTCGAAGATCACTCAGGTATTCGCTGAATATGACGTAAGCCTGGAATCGGTCGTACAGTCTCCAAATGCAAGTATGAGTGATGTGGAGATTATTATTGTTACACATAATGCGAGCAAAGCGGCGATGAATAAGGTACTGAGTCACTTTGAATCGTTGGATGTTATCCGCAAGGTGAAGAGCGTGTACCGCGTAGAGGGCTAA
- a CDS encoding DeoR/GlpR family DNA-binding transcription regulator, with amino-acid sequence MSLTYEERRQTILAQLSKEGKVQVHDLAGIFNVSTETIRRDLDRLEREGKLRKVYGGAVQTRSEWIEPTFMKRSQMHHAEKQSIGRLAASLVREGETILLDNGTTTLEIMRELKHRADVTVITNSVPVLTCALEEFQGRIIFAGGEVSKLCQASTDAIAHQLLDQFKVNKAFISAGGISMVDGITEYNLEEAQLSRKMMQRTEEAILVADHSKFGVTTFAQIAPLEQISMIVTDPGCSQEWIDALNKLDVEVLISSSEVTG; translated from the coding sequence ATGTCCTTAACCTATGAGGAACGCCGTCAGACCATTCTCGCACAGCTTAGCAAAGAAGGTAAGGTCCAGGTACATGATTTGGCGGGAATATTTAATGTCTCTACGGAGACCATTCGTCGTGATCTGGATCGACTAGAAAGGGAAGGAAAATTACGCAAGGTATACGGTGGTGCTGTACAGACTCGTTCCGAATGGATAGAACCGACCTTTATGAAGCGGTCGCAAATGCATCACGCTGAGAAGCAGTCGATCGGTAGACTTGCGGCTTCATTAGTTAGAGAAGGGGAGACCATTCTTCTTGATAATGGAACAACGACTCTGGAGATTATGCGGGAGCTGAAGCATCGTGCAGATGTGACCGTCATTACTAACTCCGTGCCTGTACTCACCTGTGCGCTGGAAGAATTCCAGGGAAGAATTATTTTCGCTGGCGGGGAGGTTAGCAAGCTCTGTCAGGCATCCACGGATGCGATTGCTCATCAATTACTTGACCAGTTCAAAGTCAACAAAGCCTTCATTTCTGCCGGGGGTATATCGATGGTTGATGGAATTACCGAATACAATCTGGAAGAGGCGCAATTGTCGCGGAAAATGATGCAGCGTACAGAAGAAGCTATTCTCGTAGCCGATCACTCCAAGTTCGGGGTTACCACCTTTGCGCAAATCGCCCCACTTGAGCAGATTTCCATGATTGTTACCGATCCCGGCTGCTCGCAGGAATGGATCGATGCGTTAAATAAGCTGGATGTCGAAGTGCTAATCAGCAGCAGCGAAGTGACGGGGTGA
- the obgE gene encoding GTPase ObgE produces MFVDKAKVYVKGGDGGDGIVAFRREKYVPEGGPAGGDGGKGADVIFRVDEGLRTLMDFRYQRHFKAPRGEKGRNKSQNGANAENMIVRIPPGTVVIDDDTQEVIADLTRHGQQVVVARGGRGGRGNIRFATPNNPAPELAEHGEEGQERWIVLELKVMADIGLVGFPSVGKSTLLSVVSAAKPKIGAYHFTTITPNLGVVDVGDGRSFVMADLPGLIEGAHEGVGLGHEFLRHVERTRLIVHVIDMAGSEGRDPFDDWQKINAELDQYNAELAKRPQIIVANKMDIPEAADNLIEFRKQIGEIHPELEILEMSSLTRQGVQEVLYKAADLLDQIPEEPAVEEVAEQTERKIYKLDKKEDNSFTIRRENEMFVVESETIERMMKRMQLNTHEAILKLARTLRHMGVDEELRKRGAEDGTIVRIGDFEFEFVEGSSYYY; encoded by the coding sequence ATGTTTGTAGATAAAGCGAAAGTATATGTAAAAGGGGGCGACGGCGGAGACGGGATCGTTGCTTTCAGACGTGAAAAGTATGTTCCAGAAGGTGGTCCGGCTGGCGGAGATGGCGGCAAAGGGGCGGACGTTATTTTCCGCGTAGATGAAGGTCTGCGTACGCTGATGGACTTCCGTTACCAGCGCCACTTCAAGGCGCCACGCGGTGAGAAGGGACGCAACAAGAGCCAGAACGGTGCTAATGCTGAGAATATGATCGTAAGAATTCCTCCAGGTACTGTCGTTATTGATGATGATACGCAGGAAGTCATCGCTGACCTGACACGCCATGGTCAACAGGTTGTTGTAGCCAGAGGCGGGCGCGGGGGACGCGGAAATATCCGCTTCGCGACGCCGAATAATCCAGCTCCGGAACTCGCTGAGCATGGAGAAGAGGGCCAAGAGCGTTGGATCGTGCTGGAACTGAAGGTCATGGCTGATATTGGCTTGGTCGGATTCCCGAGCGTAGGTAAATCTACACTGCTCTCGGTTGTATCCGCTGCGAAGCCAAAGATCGGAGCCTATCATTTCACGACGATTACACCGAATCTTGGTGTTGTGGATGTTGGTGATGGCCGAAGCTTCGTTATGGCTGACCTGCCGGGTCTGATTGAAGGCGCGCATGAAGGGGTCGGGCTGGGACATGAATTTCTGCGCCACGTTGAGCGTACAAGGCTGATTGTTCATGTGATTGATATGGCTGGCTCTGAGGGGCGCGATCCCTTCGATGATTGGCAGAAGATTAATGCTGAATTGGATCAGTATAACGCTGAACTGGCGAAGCGTCCACAGATTATTGTTGCTAACAAGATGGATATCCCTGAGGCAGCGGACAACCTGATAGAATTCCGCAAGCAGATTGGGGAGATTCACCCAGAGCTTGAAATCTTGGAGATGTCCTCTCTGACACGGCAAGGTGTTCAGGAAGTACTGTATAAGGCCGCTGATCTGCTGGATCAGATCCCTGAGGAGCCAGCTGTTGAAGAGGTTGCTGAGCAGACGGAACGTAAGATTTATAAGCTGGATAAGAAGGAAGACAACAGCTTCACTATCCGCCGTGAGAACGAAATGTTCGTCGTTGAGAGTGAGACGATTGAGCGCATGATGAAGCGGATGCAGTTGAATACGCATGAGGCAATTCTTAAGCTGGCTCGCACGCTCCGCCATATGGGTGTGGATGAAGAATTGCGCAAACGTGGAGCTGAAGACGGTACGATTGTGCGGATCGGCGATTTTGAATTTGAATTTGTAGAAGGCAGCAGCTACTATTATTAA
- a CDS encoding Rne/Rng family ribonuclease, which translates to MKRMIVHCGPDSTQMALLEDGRLVEYAAESSQRRGLVGSFFKGKVVNVVPGMQAAFVDIGQKKNAFLYIDDLLHPHLERQPRQKPAITSLLKAGQELIVQVVKDALGNKGARVTTHYSLPGRWLVYMPTAGYVAVSKKIGHEDERSRLRTIGEELRTEDEGLILRTVAENADPASIAEDLGMLRDRWSHIQATAKKIGAPSLLHHDLGMVQRLMRDIYSPETDELIMDCPEQLEQTNEFLGTMLPGKFPKLTVYEGGDGLFEHYGIRQQLEKDFQRKIWLPGGGYIVWDNTEAMTVIDVNTGRFTGGQTLEETVFQTNMEAAQEIARLVRLRDAGGIIIIDFIDMDREEHQGAVLDMLESSLDGDRTQHHVLGWTKLGLLEMTRKRVREESVLLQND; encoded by the coding sequence ATGAAGCGAATGATTGTTCACTGCGGCCCTGATTCCACCCAAATGGCGCTGCTGGAAGATGGCAGATTGGTGGAGTATGCAGCAGAGAGTTCTCAGAGACGGGGACTGGTGGGCAGCTTTTTTAAGGGCAAGGTTGTGAATGTTGTTCCTGGTATGCAGGCTGCTTTTGTTGATATTGGACAGAAGAAGAATGCATTTCTTTATATTGATGACTTGCTTCACCCGCATTTGGAGAGACAGCCGCGGCAAAAGCCAGCGATTACGAGCCTGCTCAAAGCAGGACAAGAACTGATTGTCCAGGTTGTTAAGGATGCGTTAGGCAACAAGGGAGCTCGGGTTACGACTCATTATTCATTACCAGGTAGATGGCTCGTCTATATGCCTACTGCAGGGTATGTTGCTGTATCTAAGAAAATCGGACACGAAGACGAGAGATCAAGACTAAGAACGATTGGCGAGGAATTGCGCACAGAAGATGAGGGACTTATTCTGCGGACGGTTGCGGAAAATGCAGATCCAGCTTCAATCGCAGAGGATCTGGGTATGCTTCGTGACCGTTGGAGCCATATCCAGGCCACGGCGAAGAAGATCGGTGCGCCAAGCCTATTACATCATGATCTTGGAATGGTTCAACGGCTTATGCGCGATATCTATAGTCCTGAGACGGATGAGTTGATTATGGATTGTCCAGAGCAGTTGGAACAGACGAATGAATTTCTTGGTACGATGCTTCCGGGAAAATTCCCCAAGCTTACGGTGTATGAGGGGGGGGACGGATTATTTGAGCATTATGGAATTCGTCAGCAGTTGGAGAAGGATTTCCAGCGCAAGATCTGGCTTCCAGGCGGCGGGTACATAGTATGGGATAATACTGAGGCGATGACCGTAATTGACGTGAATACCGGCCGCTTTACCGGCGGACAGACGCTGGAAGAGACGGTATTCCAGACTAATATGGAAGCTGCGCAGGAGATTGCCAGACTCGTACGGCTTCGTGATGCCGGCGGTATTATTATCATCGATTTCATTGATATGGATCGGGAAGAGCATCAGGGTGCGGTATTGGACATGCTGGAATCTTCATTGGATGGGGATCGGACACAGCATCATGTTCTGGGCTGGACCAAGCTGGGCCTGCTGGAGATGACCCGCAAGCGGGTGCGAGAAGAAAGTGTATTGCTGCAAAATGATTAA
- a CDS encoding ACT domain-containing protein, whose amino-acid sequence MKERYYLVREDILPDAVIKTLQVKQLLASGDVKTVNEAVARVGLSRSAFYKYKDGIHLLNQIERESIVTISFDLEHRSGILSKVLGLIAGSGGNVLTINQSIPLQGKANVVISVETSRLTEELDEMIKMLQGTPGVRKTEIVGQG is encoded by the coding sequence GTGAAGGAACGCTACTATTTGGTTCGTGAGGATATTCTGCCGGATGCTGTGATCAAGACGCTTCAGGTTAAGCAACTGCTGGCCTCAGGGGACGTTAAGACGGTCAATGAGGCGGTGGCGAGAGTTGGACTTAGCCGGAGCGCCTTTTATAAATATAAGGACGGAATCCATCTATTGAATCAGATTGAACGTGAGAGCATTGTCACGATATCGTTCGACCTGGAGCATCGTTCCGGTATTTTATCCAAAGTTCTGGGGCTGATCGCAGGCTCTGGGGGTAACGTACTTACGATAAATCAGAGTATCCCGCTGCAAGGCAAGGCGAATGTGGTTATTTCCGTAGAGACCTCGCGCTTGACAGAGGAACTGGATGAGATGATTAAGATGCTACAAGGAACTCCCGGCGTAAGAAAGACGGAAATCGTCGGTCAAGGATAG
- a CDS encoding DMT family transporter has translation MLIPILLVLASGMCHAVWNLFTKRSINKGVFLWTIMMIPSVLLLPYLIVELWRTPLSWGSYGLLLLSVILQGVYSWLLSKTYELGDLSQIYPIMRGTSTLLIPLIGVVFLKESLSVFGWTGIILMICGFFVLSGASFGKRQTNRQPQSLKPFALALCVGLCTTSYVFVDKLNLGNISPLALLEVTNIGFVAGLTPLVLTSKALKREWKANRNTILLGAILNPGSYLLFLFAMQQAPMAHISPLREIGTVFATFLGVLILKEQQGLKRIATSIIIFCGILMIGVLG, from the coding sequence ATGTTGATACCTATTTTACTAGTTTTGGCCTCCGGAATGTGTCATGCAGTCTGGAACCTATTTACGAAACGCAGCATTAATAAGGGCGTCTTCCTATGGACGATCATGATGATCCCGTCGGTGCTTCTCCTGCCCTACCTTATTGTGGAACTTTGGAGAACTCCATTATCCTGGGGTAGTTATGGACTATTATTGTTATCCGTTATTTTACAAGGTGTGTATTCCTGGCTATTGTCTAAAACCTATGAACTCGGTGACTTGTCGCAGATTTATCCGATCATGCGGGGTACGAGCACACTGCTCATTCCTCTAATCGGAGTCGTATTTCTCAAGGAATCCCTATCCGTATTTGGATGGACCGGTATAATACTTATGATCTGTGGGTTCTTCGTACTTAGCGGGGCCAGCTTTGGAAAAAGGCAAACGAATAGACAGCCGCAAAGTCTGAAGCCTTTCGCCTTGGCACTGTGTGTAGGACTATGTACAACTAGCTATGTATTTGTAGATAAACTGAACCTTGGCAATATCTCTCCCTTGGCCCTGCTCGAAGTGACCAATATCGGCTTTGTTGCCGGATTGACCCCGCTCGTATTAACTTCGAAGGCGTTGAAGCGAGAGTGGAAGGCCAACCGTAATACAATTCTTCTTGGCGCCATTTTGAACCCCGGCTCATATCTGCTCTTCCTATTTGCCATGCAGCAGGCACCGATGGCTCATATCAGCCCGTTGCGAGAGATTGGAACAGTATTCGCTACTTTCCTCGGAGTTCTAATTCTGAAGGAGCAGCAAGGTTTAAAAAGAATCGCCACCTCCATCATCATCTTCTGCGGAATTTTGATGATAGGAGTATTAGGATAG
- the thrB gene encoding homoserine kinase, producing the protein MVRSSGVRVQVPASTANLGPGFDTLGMALSLYSWIEMKPADTTVFHLYGDNLDGLPKDKSNLIYTVAQSVFAEAGVQIPELEISMCSDIPLTRGLGSSASAIVGALYAANALIGSPLPLARLLDMATALENHPDNVGASLYGGIITAVWDGTHAVILRIEPPQHLEVLVAIPEFQLSTSKAREALPKQVSLGDAVYNISHSSMLAAALAMGRLDLISAAMQDRLHQPYRASLVPGMMQILEEATQHGALGTALSGAGPTLLALVNAQSGQGEQLEAFLLKVLKSHDITARTLWLKPCTHGAKELTMDKESSLLDYVRGEVKA; encoded by the coding sequence ATGGTTCGCAGCTCAGGCGTCCGGGTTCAGGTTCCGGCGAGTACAGCCAATTTGGGGCCGGGATTTGATACGCTAGGCATGGCATTATCCCTCTACTCATGGATTGAGATGAAGCCGGCCGATACGACGGTTTTTCATCTATACGGTGACAATTTGGATGGCCTTCCGAAGGATAAAAGTAATCTCATATATACTGTGGCGCAGTCCGTATTTGCAGAAGCCGGAGTCCAGATTCCCGAACTGGAAATCTCGATGTGCTCTGATATTCCGCTGACCCGTGGTCTCGGGAGTAGTGCATCGGCAATTGTTGGAGCGTTATATGCTGCTAATGCATTGATAGGTTCTCCATTGCCACTTGCCCGTCTACTCGATATGGCCACGGCACTGGAGAACCATCCCGATAATGTAGGAGCTTCGTTATACGGCGGAATTATTACGGCTGTATGGGACGGGACCCACGCCGTTATATTGCGGATTGAGCCGCCGCAGCATTTGGAAGTTCTGGTTGCAATCCCTGAATTTCAATTGTCCACATCCAAGGCGCGCGAGGCTCTTCCTAAGCAAGTAAGTCTGGGTGATGCGGTTTATAATATCAGTCATTCTTCGATGCTTGCCGCGGCTCTGGCCATGGGGAGACTTGATCTTATCTCCGCGGCTATGCAGGACCGGTTGCATCAGCCTTACCGGGCTTCACTCGTTCCCGGAATGATGCAAATTTTGGAGGAGGCTACGCAGCATGGAGCTTTAGGTACAGCGCTTAGCGGGGCTGGACCTACTTTACTCGCCTTAGTCAATGCACAGTCAGGACAGGGGGAGCAGTTGGAAGCTTTTCTTCTGAAGGTGCTTAAGTCCCATGATATAACAGCAAGAACGCTTTGGTTAAAACCTTGCACACATGGAGCTAAGGAGCTTACTATGGATAAAGAAAGTTCATTATTGGATTATGTAAGAGGGGAAGTCAAGGCATGA
- the rplU gene encoding 50S ribosomal protein L21: MYAIIETGGKQYRVQEGDVLYIEKLNAEDGASVTFDRVLAVSKGEGLVAGAPLVSGASVTAKVEKHGKGQKVVVYKYKPKKNYHKKQGHRQPYTKVTIEKIQA, encoded by the coding sequence ATGTACGCAATTATCGAAACTGGTGGTAAACAATACCGCGTTCAAGAAGGCGATGTTCTTTACATCGAGAAATTGAATGCTGAGGACGGCGCTAGCGTGACGTTCGACCGTGTATTGGCAGTATCCAAAGGTGAAGGTTTGGTAGCGGGAGCTCCGTTGGTATCCGGCGCTAGTGTAACAGCGAAAGTTGAGAAGCACGGCAAAGGCCAAAAAGTAGTCGTTTACAAATACAAGCCTAAGAAGAACTACCACAAGAAACAAGGTCATCGTCAACCTTACACTAAAGTAACTATCGAGAAAATCCAAGCGTAA
- a CDS encoding Spo0B domain-containing protein, translated as MKHRFAIPTLFAVIVLTCLTSMYFIQSITGFIIISLCLLVLFQGYVRYIQRRAADERKHLLESVQRTATATLGHHRHDWMNDLQLIYGYLKLGKYDKLGSCVERIKEQMALESKISRLGIPALVFFLQSFREVNRSIDLKIEIRDELQLDHMLQVEDAEELTEAIVETIKKFQFIGRSSWDEVLELHMSLYQENGEVIAAFYPEIEADNAEKLQRYIDEWQRDRRVQVERMESSRFSCRLRVPLKASVQNNNEVNACL; from the coding sequence ATGAAACATCGATTCGCGATTCCGACTCTTTTCGCAGTGATTGTACTGACTTGTCTAACGTCCATGTATTTCATTCAGTCTATAACCGGATTTATCATTATCAGTCTATGTTTGTTAGTGTTATTTCAGGGCTATGTCAGATATATCCAAAGACGGGCCGCAGATGAGCGCAAGCATTTACTGGAATCGGTACAGAGAACGGCCACAGCTACGCTGGGTCATCATCGCCATGACTGGATGAATGATCTTCAGCTTATTTACGGCTATTTGAAGCTTGGAAAATATGATAAACTGGGTAGCTGTGTGGAAAGAATAAAAGAACAAATGGCATTGGAGAGTAAAATATCAAGGCTGGGCATTCCAGCGCTCGTATTCTTCCTGCAATCCTTCCGTGAGGTGAACAGATCAATCGATCTCAAAATTGAGATCAGGGATGAACTGCAGCTGGATCATATGCTTCAGGTTGAGGATGCTGAAGAGTTGACGGAAGCGATTGTGGAGACGATTAAGAAGTTCCAGTTCATAGGGCGCTCTTCATGGGATGAAGTGTTGGAGCTTCACATGAGCCTATATCAGGAGAATGGTGAGGTTATCGCAGCTTTCTATCCAGAGATAGAGGCGGACAACGCTGAGAAATTGCAACGATATATCGATGAATGGCAGCGTGACAGACGGGTTCAAGTAGAGCGGATGGAATCAAGTCGCTTCTCCTGTAGATTAAGAGTACCGCTGAAGGCTTCAGTGCAAAATAATAATGAGGTGAACGCATGTTTGTAG
- the pheA gene encoding prephenate dehydratase → MIRIALLPEGTVSHEAVLRLFGDEPVELLHYKQISDVFLATEKGLTDYSVIPMENTIEGSVSLHMDWLVHEVDVPMQVEWVYPSIQNLIGRRSELVDADGEMDYSKVSRVLSHPVAMAQCMKFLKAHMPHAELENVGSTAEAVELVKHNPGEGWAAIGTTIGARRHGLDVLASKVTDHDNNYTRFVLIGPKPLPVLEEGAQMKTSILVTLPEDFPGALHQVLSAFAWRKLNLSRIESRPTKKRLGSYYFYMDVLAALDAVLLPSAIEEIEALGCQVRVLGSYPSFSSKVLNSEVQY, encoded by the coding sequence ATGATACGAATAGCATTGTTGCCTGAGGGGACGGTGTCTCATGAGGCGGTTCTTCGATTGTTCGGCGACGAGCCTGTAGAGCTGCTTCATTACAAACAGATCTCCGATGTTTTTCTGGCAACCGAGAAGGGTCTTACGGATTACAGCGTGATTCCGATGGAGAATACTATTGAGGGTTCAGTGAGTCTGCATATGGATTGGCTTGTCCACGAGGTTGACGTTCCGATGCAGGTCGAATGGGTCTATCCTTCCATTCAGAATTTGATTGGACGGCGTAGTGAGTTAGTTGACGCTGATGGAGAAATGGATTATTCCAAGGTTTCCCGAGTTCTGTCCCATCCGGTGGCGATGGCGCAATGCATGAAATTTCTTAAAGCGCATATGCCGCATGCAGAACTGGAGAATGTGGGGAGTACAGCGGAGGCTGTTGAACTGGTGAAGCATAATCCAGGAGAAGGCTGGGCAGCCATTGGGACTACGATTGGAGCCAGGCGGCATGGACTCGATGTGCTTGCGAGTAAAGTGACGGATCATGACAACAATTACACCCGTTTCGTGTTGATTGGTCCTAAGCCGCTGCCGGTTTTAGAAGAAGGCGCACAAATGAAGACGAGTATTCTCGTCACTTTGCCTGAGGATTTCCCAGGTGCGTTGCATCAGGTGTTATCTGCATTTGCCTGGCGCAAGCTGAATCTATCAAGAATTGAATCGCGTCCAACGAAGAAGAGGTTAGGCAGTTATTATTTTTATATGGATGTGTTGGCCGCACTGGATGCGGTGTTGCTTCCCTCTGCTATAGAAGAGATCGAGGCCTTAGGATGCCAAGTCAGAGTGCTTGGAAGCTATCCTAGTTTTTCTAGCAAAGTACTAAATTCGGAGGTGCAATATTAA